The region GGTTTGGCAGGCCACGGTCTTCCCGCGGTGAGTTGGCGAGACCTGCCGCGGGGTGGTGGGGCGCCGGCGCCCCACCACCCCGCGCGGCTCAGTTCTTGCCGGTGGGCCTGCCCATCCGCAGTGCGAGCGTCAGGCCGACGCCGACCAGCACGACCGCGCCGAGGACCCACGGCCAGACCGGCATGCCGCCGGACTCGGCCGACTGTTGCTCCTGCTGGGCCTGGGGCGGCTGGGCCGGCGTGCCGCCGCCCGGCTTGGTCAGGGTGAAGGTGACCTTGCCCGGCACCGGATGCCCGTCGGCGGACAGGATCCGGTAGCCGACGGTGTAGGTGCCCGCGGGTCCGAGCTGCCGCACCGGTGCGGTGACCGACGTGCCGTCGACCTGCACCGCGCCGTCGGTCCAGTACGTCCCGTCCGGTCCGACGACGTTGACCGTGTTGTAGCCCTCCCCGG is a window of Saccharopolyspora erythraea NRRL 2338 DNA encoding:
- a CDS encoding copper resistance CopC family protein: MRRFVAVAALSLTALLGGAGTALAHNVLIGSDPTEGAQLEVGPQQVRLTFDQPVRAGEGYNTVNVVGPDGTYWTDGAVQVDGTSVTAPVRQLGPAGTYTVGYRILSADGHPVPGKVTFTLTKPGGGTPAQPPQAQQEQQSAESGGMPVWPWVLGAVVLVGVGLTLALRMGRPTGKN